GCAAGGATTGCCGGAAGTCCTCCATTTCTTCAGTGGCCGAGAGGGCCGCGGAGATGGCTCCGAACTCGGGTCCGGCAGTCAGGACGCAATCGATGTAGGCGGCGCTGACAATCCCCGCGACGTCCTCGAGCGTCCGTCCCTTGGCCTCCAGGGCGGCGCGCATCGCCAGGGTCTGTCGCTCGTCATAGTCTCGATACAGGGCGATGAGCAGTCCGGCTCGTGTGCCGAAATGCTCATAGGCGATCGGCTTGGTCACGCCGGCTCGCTCGGCCAGGTAGCCGAGCGTCAGCGCTTCGGTTCCCTCGGTCCGGACGATCTCGGACGCGGTCTCCAGGAGTTGGCGCCTCCGCTGCTCCTTCGCCATTCGTTTCGCTGTGGCCAATGAATGCTCCTCTCGTTTGCTGGCTTCCCGCGTCATCGAAGAGGTTCGCTTGACCCGGATACCCCCCCATATTACTACTGGTAACCTACTTTTGGTAAGTAGCGGATGACAGGGGGTCGTCATGAAGTCACGCATTCTCATCGCAGGCGGTTACGGGATCGTGGGCAGCGCCATCGCGCGGCACGTCAGGAAGGTCAGCAAGGACGTCGAACTCATCCTCGCGGGGCGGACGCCCGAGAAGGGAGCGGCGCTCGCCCAGGAGTTGGGCGGTGCCAGGACGGCCCATCTCGATGTGGCGGATTCCGCGCGGGGACTGCGCGAGGTGGGGCCCATCGACCTCATCGTCGCGGCCCTGCAGGACCCGGGCGACAGTCTCATCCACGCCGCTCTCGCGCAGGGCATCGCCCACATTGGCATCACGAAGCTGGCCGAGGACATTGCACCCGTCACGTTCACGGCATTGAGAACGCCCCCCAAACGCCCCATCGTTTTGTTAGGCCACTGGCAGGCGGGCGTGCTGACCCTCGTTGCGAGCAAGGCAGCCGAGGTGTTCAGCCGTGTCGACTCCATCCAGGTGGCGGGGCTCTTCGACGCTCGTGATCCGATTGGCCCGATGACCGCTGGCGATGTCGAGCACTTCGTCGGCCGGGCGCTGCTACGTGAAGCCGGGAACTGGGCCTGGGTTGACGCTACGCGGCACGCGAGACCTGTTCGTCTCTCGGATGAGAGCGTCGTCCAGGGTGTTCCGATGTCCGTACCCGACGTGCCGAGCCTCGCGGCGATCACCGGCGCGGCGAACGTCCGCTTCGACTTCCTGCAAGGCGAGTCCCTCGGCACTCGCGCCGGACGCCAGGCCTCCCATGATCTCTACATCGACATCGAGGGGCTCCTGAGGGACGGGAAGCGGGCCAGTCGTCGGACGGTGGTGTCCGGCCCCTCTGGCAATGCGCATCTCACGGCCCTGGGGGTGTTGGTCGCCATCGAGCGCGTCCTGGGGTTGGACGGTCGGCCCGCCGCCAGTGGCGGACTGCATCTCCCTGAAACGCTCGTGGCTCCTGACGAGGCGCTCGCACGGTTCAAACAATTCGGCGTTCAAGTCGTCGGCGATGCTTGAACGCGAGCCTGTCGCCCTCCAAACCCATCCTCACCCCAGGGGCAGTTCCAGCGTGGCCGTGGCGCCCAGGCCGGGCCCCTCGCTCTCCAGGGTGAGCCGGCCCCCCAACAGCTTCGCCGCCAGGGCACTGGAATGCAGGCCCAGGCCGTGCCCCCCTTCCCGCGTGGTGAAGCCCTGAGCGAAGAGCCGCTCGCGGATCTCCGGCGTGAAGCCCATGCCGGTGTCCACCACCTGGATGCAGGCCCTGTCGTCCTGGGCCCAGAGCCGCACGCGCAGGTGCCGTCGCCCCTCGGGCAGGCCGTCCATGGCGTTCTTCGCGTTGCTGATGAGGTTGACGAGGATCTGCAACACCTTGTGTTTGTCCAACCGCACCCGGGGAAGCCTGACGAGCTCCTGGGTGACGGACACCCCGTGGTGCTGCAGCGAAGGCAACTGGATGCTCAGCGCGTCGTCGACGAGCTGGGACAGCTCACACTCCTCGGTGAGCAGGGTGCCGTGGGAGTAGGACTGCTGCACCTGGACGATGACCCGGATGTGATCCAGGTGCTTGCTCATGGCGCCCATGCTGTCCTGGAGCCTGCGCTGCTCGCGCAGCAGCTCGTCCCCCAGCGCGGAGAAATAGGCCGGAAGCTGCAGGCCGCGCGGATCCCGGGTGAGGAAGTCCGCCAGGTCCCCCTGGTGCTCCTCGAGCAGGGTGGAGATCTGCTTGAGCCGGCCCATGCGCGAGACATTCACCGTCTCGGTCATGCTCTGCAGGTTGACGACGGCGCTGGTGAGCACGTTGCCCACGTTGTGCAGCACGTTGGCGGCCACCTCCGCCATGCCCACCGCGCGCGCGGCGCCCACCAGCCGCGCCTGGGCCTGCTTCAGCTCGTGCGTGCGCTCCTCCACGCGCTTCTCCAGCTCGTCATTGGCGGCGCGCAGCGCGGCCTCCGCCCGCTGGACCTCGGCGTAGAGCCGGGCGTTCTCGATGGAGATGGCGGCCTGGGAGGCCAGGTGCCCGAGCAGCGCCAGCCGCGAGGGCGTGAAGGCATTGGTGGCCAGCCCGTTCTCCAGATACAGCACGCCGCGGAACGCCTCCTGGCGCAACAAGGGCAGACACAGCACCGAGCGGGCCCCACCGCGCTCGAGCCAGGGATCCGCCGAGAAGGGATGGGGCTGCGAGACATCCCCGATGAGCACGTGCTCGCGGGTGCGCCGGGTATACGCGATGAGGCTCCAGGGCAGCCGGGACTCGTCCGCTCCGGTGGTGTCCTCGGGGGACGGACCCACCACGGAGACCACCGAGAGCTTGTCGCCATGCGGCAGCAACAGGGCGCCGCGCTGGGCTCCGGCGTTCTCGATGGCCGCGCGCAACACCGTGGCCGCCAGGCGCTCGAGGACGATCTCCCCCGAGACGGCCTGCTGGGCCTTGACCAGGGTGAGCGCGTCGATCTTCGTGGAGTTCGTCTCCTCGGCGCGCTCGGAGGCCATCGGCGAGGCGGCCAGGTGCGGCCACTGGGCCTCCAGGTGCTGGACCTTGCCATGCGCGCCCCAACCCGCCCAGGCGTCCCGGGCCTGGCGCGCGTAGGAGTCCCCGAGCGTCTTCAGCTTCCGCTCGTACCAGAAGCGGGCGGCGAGCTCGCACGCCAGGGCGACATGCTGGATGAAACCGTGCGCGCGCGCGGATTCGTGCGCCTCCTCGTAGGCACGCAGGGCCTCGCCCTCCCGATCCTCGAGACGGGCCATCTCCGCGAAGACCATCCGCTCCGGGCCCCGGAACGTCGAGGGCTGATGGGCGGCCCACTCGGCGAGCTGTTGATGGTGCTGCTGCAGGGTCTGCTTCGCCGACGACCGCTGCTCCGGAGTCATCTTCGCGTGGCAGGCCGCCAGGCTCAGGGCATGGAAGAGGTGGAAGTCGAGGAGCTGGATCTGACAGAAGGACGCCCAGGCCAGCTCGGCGGCCCGGTTGCCCGCCTCGAGCGCCTCGGCCCAGGCGCCCGCGAGGAAGCGCGCCTGCATCTTGAAGCTCCAGTACCAGCAGCGCATGGTGCTCATGCGCGCGGGCGTCAGCCCGGCCTCGAAGGTGGCCTCGTCGAAGTCCTCCCCCGTCAGCGAGCCGAACGTGGACACGCCGCGCAGCTGCCGCACGAAGCGCTGTACGTGATGCACGACGGATTGCACGTCCGGGAAGCTCGCCTTGCGCACGAAGGCCAGGCGGATGACCGACTCCTGGTCCACCTCTTCCAGGTGGTGCCCCAGCATGCGCCGCACCGCGACGATGTGGTTGCAGCAGTAGCTGGCGATCAGCAGATCACTCGCCTGGAGCGCGTGATGGAAGCCCCTGCGCATGAGCTCCAGGGAGTTGCCGAGGGGCTCGGTCCAGTCGCTGAGGGTGCCCTGGATGTAGAACATCTTGCCGCGAAAGGTGGAGAGCTCATGCCGCTCGACGATGGCCCCGGCGAGCTGGCCGAAGGCATGGCCCTCCTGGTAGCGCTTGAAGATGGAGCCCAGCACCAGGCCGTACCAGCCATAGCCTTGCGCGGCCGAACCATTGAGCCCGTGGCGGATGCTCAGGCAGACCATCCGGCACAGGTTGACGATGAGCAGCTTCGTGTTGGTGAAGTACGCGGGCGCGAACATGGCGCCCAGCACGCTCATCGCCGCCTCGATGTCCGGGTCCGTCATGCGAGGCAGCTCGATCAGGCTCTCGATGGAGCGCTCTCCCAGCAGCGCCCAGACCTCCTCGTTGGCCGCCAGGACCTCGTCCCACGAGGGGGTCGCGGACATGGGGTAGCCCATCTGGGTGAGGCACTCCACCAGACAGACGAGGGCCGCGGAGATCTCACTGGCGGCCACATGGATGCTGCTCTTCAGGCGGTAGACCGCCGCGGTGTCCGTGCGCGTCCGGGCCCGGGGCAGCAGTTCCTCCACCAGGTGGCGTGCCTCGGCGGCCTTGCCGCTCATGAACTCACAGGTGGCCCGATCGAGCTGGATGCGGAAGGCCAGCGCGGGATCCGCCTCCCAGGGGTCTCCCGGAATCAACCGGTAGGCCGTGGCGAGGTAGGCCGCGGCCGAGCGGAACGCGGTGGTGGCCTTGGCGTTGCGACCCGCCTTGGCGTTGAGCCGCGCCAGGCGCAGGCGCTCCGTCGGATCGTCGATCAGCTCCATCCCGGCGTTCAGGTGGCTCACGATGTCGAAGAGCTGATCCTGGACCGTCTCGGGCGGCAGGCGCTCGAGCAGCAGGCGGCCGATGCGCAGGTGCACGGCCTTGCGCTGGGGCTCGGGGATGAGGGCCTGGGCCGCCTGCTGGATGCGATCATGAAGGAAGCGGAACTGCTCGCCCGGCCCGGTCCGCATCAGCATGCCCTCCTGGAGCGCGGGCGCCAGGCCCCGTGACACCTCGGAGGACTCCTCCATGTGGGAGATGAGGCGGAGCAGCTCCAGGGAGAAGGCGTTGCCCACGCAGGCGGCGAGCCGCAGCAGGTGCTGCGTGCCCAGGGGAAGCTGGCGCAGCTTGCCGGCCATGAAGTCGACGACGTTGTCGGAGTAGCCCCGGGCGCGGCTGGCGGCGGCGTCCCAGCGCCACGGGCCCTTGGGCAGACGGACGAGGAGCCCGTCCTGGTGGAGCGTCAGCAGGAACTGCTGCAGGAAGAAGGGGTTGCCGCCGGTCTTCTCGAGCGCCAGCACCGGCAGCGACTCGAGCACCTCGTCCCCCGCGCCCGGCAGCGCGTCCGCGACGAAGCGCCGCACCTCCTCGAGCGTCAACGGCTCGAGGTGCAGCTCGGTCATCCGCGCCCCGGCCGCGCGCAGCCCGTCCACCGTCTGCGCCACCAGGTGCGAGGCGTCCACCTCGTTGTCGCGGTAGGCGCCGATGAGCAGCACCGGAGGCGTCTCCGGGTGGGTGAGCAGTTGATGGAGGAGCTGGAGGCTGGCCAGGTCCGCCCACTGGAGGTCATCCAGGAAGAGGACGAGGGGGTGCTCGGGCGTGGCGAACACGCCGAGGAACTTGCGCAGGACGAGCTGGAAGCGGTGCCGGGCCTCGGCGGGAGGCAGCTCGCCGACGGAGGGCTGCTTGCCGGCGACGAGCTCGAGCTGGGGCACCACGTCCACGAGCACCTGGCCCTGGCCCTCCCAGGCCTCGTTGAGCCGCGCGCTCCAGCGTGCGAGCTCCTCGTCGGTGCTCGCGAGGAGCTGTTGCGTCAGGCCGCGGATGGCCTGGGCCAGGGTGATGTAGGGGATGTCGCGCTGGAGCTGATCGAACTTGCCGCTGAGGAAGAAGCCGCGCTGGCGCACCACGGGCCGGTGCAGCTCGTGCACCACGGCGGACTTGCCGATGCCGGAGTAGCCCCGGACGAGGAACAGCTCGGGACGTCCGCTCTGGGCCACGCGCTCGAACCCCTGGAGCAGGGCGGCGGCCTCGGAGCCGCGCCCGTAGAGGCGCTGGGGGAGCTGGAAGTGCGTGGGGTGATCGTGCTCGCCCAGGGGGAAGTCCTCGTGCACGCCGCGCAGGAGCGAGTCCCTGCACCGCGCGAGGTCCGCCGCGAGCCCCTCGGCGCTCTGGTAGCGCTCCTCGGCGACCTTGGCCATGAGCTTGAGGACGATGGCGGACAGCACGGGAGGCAGGTCCGGCACGCGCTCCCGCGGGGGCTGGGGTGCCTGGGCCATGTGGGCATGGAACCACTCGAGCGCGTCACGCGCCTGGAAGGGGCGGCTGCCGGTGAGTACTTCATAGAGGGTGACGCCCAGGGAGTAGAAATCGGAGCGGTGATCCACCGCGCGGTTCATGCGCCCGGTCTGCTCCGGAGACATGTACGCCAGGGTGCCCTCGATGAGCGTGGCGGGAGCGGCCTCCACGTGCTCGACGAGCTGGAAGGTGGCGGCGCCGAAGTCGACGAGGCGGGCGTCCCCGGACGACGTGACGACGATGTTGGCGGGCTTGATGTCCTTGTGGATGACGCCATGGCGGTGGACCTCCGCCAGGGTGGACACCAGGGAGAGGGCCAGCTCCAGGGCCCGGAGCACCTCGAAGGGGCGGCCGACGAGCGTGGACAGGGGCTCGCCCTCCACCGCCTCGAAGAGGAGCACCGGACGCTCCTGGAGCACCTCGCAGCCCAGTGCACGCGAGACGCCGCGCACGTCGCGCAGCCGCTGGAGGATGTCGAACTCACGCCGGTAGCGCTCGAGCGCCTGCGGGTCCGGCCCCGAAGTCAGGGGCGTCTTGAGGACGAGGGACGTGCCATCGGCATCACTCACCGCGTGGAAGAGCCGGTTGGTGCTCGTGGACCTGAAAGCCCCTCGAAGGGTGTAGCCTGGAATGGTCAGCATGCCGGGATGGATGAGACGGGATCCTACCTCAGGGGGTTCGAGGCGGTCGGTGACGCACCTCCCCAGCGCCTTCCTTACCCTTGATGACGGGGGGACGCACGGTCTTCACCCCAAGGGAACTCCCCCCACACAGGGGCCGCGCGCCATCGACGGGCTGCTCCCTCGCCGACTCCGGACCTCGGGTCACTTTTGTCCGGCTCACGTCGTGGGCAGGGGCGCGGGTCCGAGGTTGGAAGGATCGCGCACGAACTCCTCGGTGGGCGTGAGCCGCATGTTCGTCAGCCGGTGCCGCTCGACGAAGTGCTTGAACCGCTCGGAGACGACCACCTTCCCCTGCATGCCACGAGGGCGGAAGATGTCCTCTCCGGCCCAGGTGCCCGGCTCCAGGACGAAGCCGTGGGTGGCGTCGATGCCCGTCGCACGGCACTCGGTGCAGGTGGGGGGCGAGGAGACACGCACACGGTTGAGCACCAGGTCCACCGCCGCCCGGCCGAAGCAGGGCCAGACGACGAAGTAGGAAGGCACGGTGAGCGGCTCGCGCTTCTTCTTCGTCATGCGGCGCACCCGAACCACATCCACGGGATGGAAGCCCTCCAGTCCGGTGAGCCCCTCGGCGCGGAAGGCCTCCACGAAGCGTTCGGAGACAAGCAATTCGTACCCCACACCATCAATGAAGTCCCCGAGTTCCTCCCCATACAGTTCCAGCTTGACCCGATAGGGGGGAAGCCAGGTGAGCAATCCGATGATGTCGCCGCACTGCGGGCAACGCGGCGCGTCCGCCCGGTTGACAGGCTCGGCCTTTTCAAGACCAACATCGTAATGGGAAGAAAGGACTCCTTTTTCCAGGACGAAGAAGCGCGGGGAGAGCGAGGATTCAGAAGCCAAGGGGGAACCTCGCTCTCATATCTGGACGGCTGTAAATCTCACGTAACCGGGTCATGAACTCCTTGGGTGTTGCCTTGGGGTGCTCCTTGAGCCACGCGACAACCTCTTCATCGACCTTGCGGTGCCAGTCCTGGTAGCCACAGTGGGATTGCTCGTCCTTGGCCCGAGAAACGAAGCGTGGGTCCCGAGGTTGGTAGAGCCCCTTGAGCGTGGGGTGGTCCTCCAATCCCTTGGCAATGGGCCGGGAGATGAGGTGGTGGTTCTGGCCCTTGCAATGGGGCGGCTCGGAAGAGCCCAGCGATTGGGACAAGGACTCCGCCGCCGCCTGGAGCTGCTGCTTCGTGCTCTCGTCGCCCTTTCCCTCCATCCAGGTGGCCTGCTCCAGGAGTTCATGCACCTCGTCCAACACCTGGGCGGCCTTGCGCGCGTCGTCCCCCGCGAGGGTCACACAGGCACTCACCATGCCTTGCTTGCAACTGCACACCGCTGACATCTCGCCGGGCGTACAGGCCACCTGCGTCAACACCACCAGTAGCAAGCTCGAGAGCATGGGCCTTCTCCTGCAAGAAATATCCGGCACTTCCAACTTGAGGGGGGCGCGGAGATTACCCCGGCAGGCGACGTTGTCCCGGGCGTCGCACCCGGCGCTCCCGTCCAGCGTGCCGCACGAGAGAACGGCCACGCGCGCCGTGCCAGGCCCCCCGGCGAGCAATCAGACGTGGAGTGAAATCCCAAGAAAGTCGGGAACTTGAGGGGGCTGGCGAGCACATGGTACGACCCCCGCCGGCCCGTGGCCCATCGGCCACGCGTCTTGCCTGTCGGAGAGGGCTTTCCCATGAGCGAGCGCAACGAACTGCCGAGGTCGCCCACCTGGAGCACCACGGGTGCATCCGTGCTCCCCACCGTGCAGGCCCCCTCCCGCCCCGCCGTCTCCGAGGCCCTCGCTTCCCACCTGGGCGCACTGCCGCCCGCCGCCTCCAGCCCCGAGCAGGACGCCCGCGAGCGCATCGCCAGCCTGGAGCGCGAGGCGCGGGCGCTCGGCACCGAGCCCCAGGCCGCCCTGCTCTTCCATGAGATGGGCCGGCTCTGGGAGGACCCGCTCAAGAATCCCCGCAACGCGGCCATGGCCTACAACCAGGCCTACCGGATCGCTCCGCGCTTCCTCTCCAACATCCGCGCCGCGCGCCGCCTCTTCGCCGACGTGGGCAACTGGCAGATGGCCGTGCAGTTGCTCGAGGCGGAGCTCAACGCCACCGAGGAGCCCGCCGAGCGCGCCGCCCTCTTCTTCGAGAAGGGCAGTCTGCTCGAGGAGCGGCTGGGGCGCGTGGAGGAGGCCAGTGCCGCCTTCGCCCAGTGCCTGGAGCTCGAGCCGCGGGATCCCGCGCTGCTCACCCAGCTCGAGGCGCTCTACGCCGCGCGCAATGATCATTCCGCGCTCGTGGCGGTGTACCGGCTGCTGGCCATCGCGCTGGAGACGCCCGCGCTGCGCGCCCACTACCTCACCGCCGCGGGCCTGGTGCTCGACGAGCGCCTCAAGCGCACCGCGGAAGCCGCCGCGTGCTTCCGCGAGGCCTTCCGGCTGGACAGCGCGGATCCCCTGCTGCTCAACGCCCTCAAGCGCGTGGCCGTGCGCGAGGGCCGCGCCGAGGAGCTGCTCGAGGTGCTCACCGCCGAGGCCGAGGTGCTCGGGCCCCAGGGCGCGCCCGCCTGGCTGCAGTTGTGCAAGATGTACGAGCGGCTGGGGCGCAAGGAGGAGGCGCTCGCGGCGCTGCTCGACGCGCGGCGCGTGAGCCCCAACGAGTCGCTCATCCTCTCGGCGCTGGCCAACATCTACGAGACGCGCCACCGCTTCGAGGAGCTGGCGGACGTGCTGCTCGCGTGGGTGGGCTGCATCGGCGACGAGAGCGAGCTGGTGGCCATCAACCTGCGTCTGGCGGCGCTGTACGAGGAGGACCTCAAGCGCGACGCGGACGCCATCGCCCGCTACCAAGCCATCCTCGCGCGCATCCCCGGCCATGCCGCGGCGCTCGCGGGCCTGGGCAAGCTCTACTTCCGCACCCGCAACTGGGAGGGGCTCGTCTCCGTCTTCGACGCCGAGGCCGCCGCCACCCAGGAGCCCCGCGAGAAGGCCGCGCGCATGTACAAGGCGGCCGAGGTGATGGAGGAGCGGCTCAACCGGCAGGAGGAGGCCATCCAACGCTACACCGCCTGCCTCCAGGTCCAGCCGGGCTACTTCCCCGCCCAGAAGGCCCTCATCGGCCTCTACGAGCGCCAGGGCCGCTTCGCCGATCTCGTGGCCATGTACGAGCAGGATCTGCTGCAGACGCAGGACCGCGAGCAGATCATCGACACGCTCAACAAAGTGGCGATCATCCACGAGGAGCGGCTCAATGATCTGGCGCACGCCATCGAGTGCATGCGGCGCATCCTCGACCTGGCGCCGGATCACCTGCAGAGCGTGCGCAACCTGTCGCGGCTGCTGGAGCGCGCGGGGAACTTCCCGGAGCTGTTGCGCAACCAGGAGCTGGAGGCGTCGCTGGTGGGAGACACCAAGCAGGTGCTCGCGCTCTACCACCGCAACGCGGAGATCCTCGACGAGCACCTGAAGGATCGCCCCGGCGCCATCGCCGCCTATGAGCGCGTGCTCACGCTGATGCCCTCGTACCTGCCGGCGCTCAAGGCGCTCGGGCGGCTGTACTCGCAGGAGGGCAAGTGGGAGCAGCTCATCCGCATGTACCGCACCGAGGCGGAGTTCTCCACCAACCCGGACGCGGCCGCGGCGCTCATCCACAAGATTGGCGAGCTGTACGAGCACCGCCTCAAGGACGAGAGCCAGGCCGTCGCCTCCTACCAGGAGGTGCTCACGCTGGCCCCCAGCCACTTCCCGGCGCTGCGCGCGCTCGCGCGGCTCTACAAGGCCAAGGGCGCGTGGGAGAGCCTCATCGAGGTGCTGCGCTCGGAGGCGGCCAACCGCACGGATCCCATGGAGCGCGCCAACGCGCTCTACCACGCGGCCACCATCTGGGAGGATCAGCTCAAGCGGCCGGACATGGCCATCGAGGTGTTCCAGGAAGTGCTGCGCCTGGCTCCGGGCCACACCGCCACCCTGCGGGCCCTGGAGCGGCTGTTCCTCGCGGACGAGGACGTGAAGGAGCTGGTGGCGCTCTTGGATCGCGAGACGCAGATGGGGCAGACGGCGGGCGCCAAGGTGTCCGCGTACATGAAGCTCGCGCGGCTCTACCTGGATCACTTCCAGGAGCCGGCGCGCGCGGCCCAGTGCTGCGAGGCGGTGCTCGCGCTGGAGCCCGGCCACCTGTCGGCCCTCAAGACGCTCGAGCGCATCCGCGCGGCAGACCGGGCGCGCCGCGGCGAGCTGCGCCTGCGCCTGGCCGAGCTGGTGAAGGACGCGCGGCTGGGGCTCGCGCTGCGGGTGAACGCCGCGGCGGACCTGGACAAGGGGGTGGACCTCGAGGCGCTGCGGCAGGCGGTGGCGGCCAATCCCCGCGACGTGCGGCTCACCTTCGGCCTCGAGCGCGCCCTGCGCCAGGCGGGTGACGCGGCCGGCCTGTCCGAGCTGTACCTGCGCCGGCTCCAGGTGGTGACGGACGAGCTGGAGCGCGTGCAGTTGATGCTGCGCTGCGCGGACCTGGACGAGGGCAAGCTGAACAACTCGCTGCGCGCCGAGCAGGCCTACCGCGCGGTGTTGCAGTTGCAGCCGCAGTGTCTGCCCGCGCTGCAGGGCCTGCGGCGCGTGCTGGCCCGCCGGGGCGACGCGGCCTCCGCCCGGGTGTTGTTGGAGAGCGAGGCGAACGCCAGCCGAGATCCCCGCGGCGCCATCGAGTCCTTCATCTCCGCGGCCCGGCTCGCCGCGGGGGCCCTCCAGGACGCGGACGGCGCCATCTCCCTGTACCGCAAGGCGCTGGAGCGCGATCCCCTGGACGCGACGGCCACCGCCGGTCTGGAGGAGCTGCTGGCGGCGCGGGGCGGCGCGGGAGATCTGGCGCTGATGCAGCAGCGGCGCGCCGAGGCACGGCTGGCCCAGGGCGACACGGACGCGGCCGCCGACGCCCTGCTCCACGCGGCGAAGACGTACCTGACGGGCGTGGGAGACCAGGCACGTGCCCTGGAGCTGCTCGAGCGCACCCTGTCCCTGCGGCCCACGCTCCCGGAGGCCCTGGAGCTGCGCGCGCACCTGCTGCTGGAGCACCGCCGCTACGGCGAGGCCGCCGCCACGCTCACCCAGCGCGTCGAGCTCGGAGGAGATCCCGCGCTCGTGGCGAGGATGCACCTCACGCTGGGCGCGCTGTACCAGGATCACCTGGCCGAGCCGAGCCATGCCGCCGTGCACCTGCACGCCGCGCGCGAGGCCCTGCCGCACAACGTCGAGGTGCTCGAGCGCCTGTCGACGCTCTTCCTCCAGGTGCGCAACTGGACGGGGGCGATGGATTGCCTGCGGCGGCTGTTGGAGCTGGAGCTGCCGGTGGCCGACCGCGCGCGCCACACGGTGACGCTCGCGCAGGTGCACGAGCAGGGGCTGGGGGATCTCGCCACGGCCTCCGCGCTCTACCGCCAGGCATTGGACCTGAGCCCGGGGGACATGACGCTCGTGGACCGGCTGGCGACGCTGTACGAGCGCGCCGGCAAGCTGCCGGAGCTGTCGCAGATGCTGGAGACCCAGTCCGCGCAGGCCCAGGGCGCGGGGGACAGCAAGCGCGCGGTCACCCTGCGGCTGAAGGTGGCCGATCTGAGCGCGGGCCCCCTGAGCGAGCCCGCGCGCGCGGTGACGCTCTACCGGCAGATCGTGGAGGCCGAGCCGGGCAACGTCGCGGCGCGCGCGGCCCTCGCCAACCTGTACATGCGCGACGCGGCGTCGGCGCAGCTCGCCATCGAGGAGCACCGGCAACTCTTGCGCCTGGAGCCCACGCGCGTGGAGAGCCTGCACGCGCTCTTCCGGCTGTGGGAGGGCCTCAAGCAGAACGACAAGGCCTTCTGCGCCGCGTCGGTGCTGCACTTCCTGCGGGCGACGAACGAGGCGGAGGCCATCTTCTACACGGAGATGCGCAATCGCCTGCCCCTGGAGACGCAGGAGCGGCTGAGCGTGACGGATCTCGACACGGCGCTCACCCACCCGTCCGCGCGGGGGCCCCTGCTCGAGGTGCTCCGGGCCGTGGGAGATCAGCTCGGCAAGCTGCACCCGCCGCAGTTCGAGCTGCTGGGCGTCAACCGCAAGGACGACAAGCTCAAGCCGGAGCACGCCGTGTTCAAGGCCGTGCGCGCCGTGGCGCAGGTGTTCGGCGTGGAGGAGTTCGAGGTGTACCAGTCGCGCCGCGGACTGCTCGCCCTGGAGACCGGAGAGCCGCTCGCGGTGTGCGTGGGCCAGGACGTGGTGCGCCGCTTCAACGCCCGCGAGCAGAAGTTCCTCATCGGCCGCACGGTGATGGGCCTCTTCAACAAGACGGCGGTGCTCTCCAAGCTGTCGCGCGGCGAGACCCTGGATCTGTTCGGCAACTCGGTGCGCATCTTCGCGCCCCAGTTCACGGCGCTGGGGCGCAACAACGAGGAGCTGGTGAAGCAGTACCGCCGCGCCTACTCGCGCAAGGCGCTCAAGGCGCTGGAGCCGGCCGCGCTGGAGCTGGGTCCCCAGTCCAAGGTGGAGCTGCCGCCCATGCTCGAGGGCCTCGCGCTGTCGGCGGACCGCGCGGGCGCGCTCCTGTGCGGAGATGTATCGGTGGGCCTCTCGCTCGTGCTCAAGGAGGATCCGAACTTCGCCAACTCGCGCCTGGACCACACCGAGCCGCTGCTCCAGGCGCTGCGCGAGCGCGCCGATCTGCAGCAACTGCTCTCCTACGTGCTCGGCGACGACTTCCTGCGCCTGCGCCAGCGGCTCGGCCTGTCCCTGCCGTGAGCTGACCCGGAGGGGTCGAGGCGGGGCGCGCCTTCGCTCCGCGCGCCCCCGCTCCTTACGGCCCGAGCGAAATCCTCGACCACGCCTGTCGCGCGGAGGCGTCCAGGAACGGGACTTCCGGCCCGCAAGGGGTTCCGTCGGTTTTTGTCGGCCATCCACCTTTACAAGTGGGATAACGCTCCTGTATCAATCCAGTGTCGCACTCCCGTTTACTCGGGAGTGAACTCCAAGGACCTCGCGGTCCACCGGATCACCGGAGGGGTGATCCGGAAAACCAAGCAACGCCAGTTGAGATAGCTCGCGAAGGGACGGAGCAGGGCCGTCGTGTGTGCGCGCTCACGCCGACCCTTC
This window of the Cystobacter fuscus DSM 2262 genome carries:
- a CDS encoding tetratricopeptide repeat protein, which translates into the protein MSERNELPRSPTWSTTGASVLPTVQAPSRPAVSEALASHLGALPPAASSPEQDARERIASLEREARALGTEPQAALLFHEMGRLWEDPLKNPRNAAMAYNQAYRIAPRFLSNIRAARRLFADVGNWQMAVQLLEAELNATEEPAERAALFFEKGSLLEERLGRVEEASAAFAQCLELEPRDPALLTQLEALYAARNDHSALVAVYRLLAIALETPALRAHYLTAAGLVLDERLKRTAEAAACFREAFRLDSADPLLLNALKRVAVREGRAEELLEVLTAEAEVLGPQGAPAWLQLCKMYERLGRKEEALAALLDARRVSPNESLILSALANIYETRHRFEELADVLLAWVGCIGDESELVAINLRLAALYEEDLKRDADAIARYQAILARIPGHAAALAGLGKLYFRTRNWEGLVSVFDAEAAATQEPREKAARMYKAAEVMEERLNRQEEAIQRYTACLQVQPGYFPAQKALIGLYERQGRFADLVAMYEQDLLQTQDREQIIDTLNKVAIIHEERLNDLAHAIECMRRILDLAPDHLQSVRNLSRLLERAGNFPELLRNQELEASLVGDTKQVLALYHRNAEILDEHLKDRPGAIAAYERVLTLMPSYLPALKALGRLYSQEGKWEQLIRMYRTEAEFSTNPDAAAALIHKIGELYEHRLKDESQAVASYQEVLTLAPSHFPALRALARLYKAKGAWESLIEVLRSEAANRTDPMERANALYHAATIWEDQLKRPDMAIEVFQEVLRLAPGHTATLRALERLFLADEDVKELVALLDRETQMGQTAGAKVSAYMKLARLYLDHFQEPARAAQCCEAVLALEPGHLSALKTLERIRAADRARRGELRLRLAELVKDARLGLALRVNAAADLDKGVDLEALRQAVAANPRDVRLTFGLERALRQAGDAAGLSELYLRRLQVVTDELERVQLMLRCADLDEGKLNNSLRAEQAYRAVLQLQPQCLPALQGLRRVLARRGDAASARVLLESEANASRDPRGAIESFISAARLAAGALQDADGAISLYRKALERDPLDATATAGLEELLAARGGAGDLALMQQRRAEARLAQGDTDAAADALLHAAKTYLTGVGDQARALELLERTLSLRPTLPEALELRAHLLLEHRRYGEAAATLTQRVELGGDPALVARMHLTLGALYQDHLAEPSHAAVHLHAAREALPHNVEVLERLSTLFLQVRNWTGAMDCLRRLLELELPVADRARHTVTLAQVHEQGLGDLATASALYRQALDLSPGDMTLVDRLATLYERAGKLPELSQMLETQSAQAQGAGDSKRAVTLRLKVADLSAGPLSEPARAVTLYRQIVEAEPGNVAARAALANLYMRDAASAQLAIEEHRQLLRLEPTRVESLHALFRLWEGLKQNDKAFCAASVLHFLRATNEAEAIFYTEMRNRLPLETQERLSVTDLDTALTHPSARGPLLEVLRAVGDQLGKLHPPQFELLGVNRKDDKLKPEHAVFKAVRAVAQVFGVEEFEVYQSRRGLLALETGEPLAVCVGQDVVRRFNAREQKFLIGRTVMGLFNKTAVLSKLSRGETLDLFGNSVRIFAPQFTALGRNNEELVKQYRRAYSRKALKALEPAALELGPQSKVELPPMLEGLALSADRAGALLCGDVSVGLSLVLKEDPNFANSRLDHTEPLLQALRERADLQQLLSYVLGDDFLRLRQRLGLSLP